In Motilibacter aurantiacus, the sequence TCACCTCCATCGCCGAGCAGACCAACCTGCTCGCCCTCAACGCCACCATCGAGGCCGCACGCGCCGGCGAGGCCGGCAAGGGCTTCGCCGTCGTGGCCGGAGAGGTCAAGGACCTCGCTCAGGAGACCGGGCGCGCCACCGAGGACATCCACAAGCGCGTCCAGGCGATCCAGGAGGACACGGCCAACGCGGTCGAGGCCATCGGCGAGATCGCGGCGATCATCGCCCGCATCAACGACTTCCAGACCACCATCGCGTCCGCCGTCGAGGAGCAGACGGCGACCACCCACGAGATGAGCCGGTCGGTCAGCGAGGCGGCGTCGGGCACGAGCGCCATCGCCCACAACATCACCGGCGTCTCCGCCGCGGCCGAGACGACCAACAGCGCGCTCGGCGCCTCGCAGGCGGCCGTGGCCGAGCTGGCGTCGATGGCCAGCGGCCTCAAGGCGGAGGTCGACCGCTTCACGTTCTGAGGCTCACTCGGGGGGGTGGAGCCCCCGGAGCCCGCTGATCATGGGCAGGTCAGCGCGACACGCCGAGGTGTGCCGCTGATCTGCCCATGATCACCGCCCCAGGGCCGGCCGCGGGAGGGTCAGCGCACCGCCCGGCCGAGGGGCGCTCAGCCCACCGTGACCGGCAGCGTCTCCAGGATGCGGATGATGTAGCCGCGGCCGAGCTCGGGCTCCGCGGCCAGCGCGAGGCGCGGGACGCGGCGTACGAGCTCGGCGAAGACCGTCTGCAGCTCGAGCCGGGCGAGCGGTGCGCCCAGGCAGAAGTGGATGCCGGCGCCGAAGCTGATGTGCGGGTTGGACGAGCGCCCGACGTCCAGCCGGTCCGGGTCCTCGAAGCGCTCCGGGTCCCGGTTGGCCGACCCGAACAGCAGCGCGACCTGGCTGCCACGCGCGACGGGCACCCCGCCGACGTCCGCGTCCTCCAGCGCCCACCGCGAGAAGAGCTGCAGGGGCGTGTCGTAGCGCATGACCTCCTCGACCGCCGTCGGCACCAGGGAGAGGTCCGCACGCAGCCGCTCGAGCTGGTCGGGGTGGCGCAGCAGCGTCGCGACCCCGTTGACCGTGACCCCGACGGTCGCCTCGTGGCCGGCGTTGAGCAGCAGGACGCAGGTGCCGACGAGCTCGTCCTCGGTGAGCCGCTCCCCCTCGTCGACCACCTCGGTCAGCGCGGTGACCAGGTCGTCCTGCGGGCGGGCCCGCCGCTCGGCGGCGAGGGCGCGCAGGTACGCGGCGAACTCCTCGGCGGCCGAGACCGCGCGGGCCTCGTCGTCGGCGGTGGGGCGCAGCTCGTACATCCGGCACATGTCCTGTGACCAGGGGCGCAGCAGGTGGCGGTCCGCCTGCGGCACGCCGAGCAGGTCGGCGATCACGTCCACGGGCAACGGCTCGGCCACGAGCGGCTTGAGGTCGACGGGCGAGCCGTCGGCCCCGGCGGCGAGCAGGTCGTCCACGAGCCCGGTGGCGATCCGGTCGATCGACGCGCGCATGCCCTCGACGCGCCGCGGGGTGAACGCCTTGGCGACCAGCCGGCGCAGCCGCGTGTGGTCCGGCGGCTCGGTGTCGAGCATGCCGTTGCGCACGACGTCCCAGAACGGGGCCAGGTGCAGTGGGTCCTCCGGGCGGCCCATCTCCGCGTGGGTGGCGACCTGGAGGTACGACCGCCCGAACCGCCGGTCGCGCAGCACGGCGTCCACGTCGGCGGCGCGGGCCACGACGTACTGGCCGGTGCGCGGTGACCACGAGACCGGTCCGAGCTTCCGCAGCTCGCCGTAGACGGGGTAGGGGTCGGAGACGAACGCCGGGGAGGCAGGGTCGAAGGCGTCGGGAACCAGCGGCGGAATCATGGTGCGGGCCAGAGTAGGGGGCGCTGACCTGGCCGTCCGGCGAATCGCGCGGCCGTCCCTGGTCAGATGCGCGACGATGAGGACATGTCTGTCCGAGTCGGCACGTCCTCGGCAGCGGGCGCCCTCGCCCTGCTGCTCGCCATCAGCGCCTGCTCCGGCGACGACGGCGAGGAGAGCACGCCGGCCGGGCCGTCCGCCACCTCCCCGGCACCGGTGGGCAGCACGGCTGCCGAGCCGGCGGTGCCGCCGCTGGCCGGGGGTACGCCCGGGGCGCCTGCGCCGGCGGCTCCGTCCGCGCCGGCCGCCGTCACCCCCTCGGCGCCGCGGTCGTCGGGCGCGCCGGGCGCGCCCGCGGCGCAGCCCAGCCCCGCGGGCACCTCGGCCGCCGGCTTCGGCGGCCTCGCCGCGGCCGACCAGCAGGTCGTCGCCCAGGCGCTGGCCCGCGGGCTGAAGGCCGGGCAGCCCGTGGCGGTCGAGCACCGCGCCCAGTTCTCCGACCAGCCGACCCTGGACAGCGTGTCCACCGAGCTGTCCGTCCTCGGGCTGACCGTCACCCCGCTGGCCAACATCCGCGAGGCCGACAGCTTCGAGCTCAGCGCCACGAGCTTCGGCACGCTCGACGAGACGTTCCTGAAGGGCGACCTGGCCGCCGTCCGCGAGGTGGTCGAGCGCAACGGCGGGACCTACACCGGGTGGGACGCCCAGCAGGCGTAGCCGCTCACGGGCCCGGGGCGCGGCAGCGCACCCCGACGCCGACGGGCGACCGGAGGGTCTGGAGCTGCCCGAGCCCGGCGGCGGCCAGGGCGGCCTGCGTGGCGTCGAGGGCCCGGGCCGCCCCGGACGGCGCGGCCGCGTCGTACAACAGGCACAGCGTCCCGCCCGGCCGCAGCGCCGCCGCGAGCACCGCCACCTCCCGCTCCGCGCCCGACGTCCAGAAGACGTTGACGTTCACGGCGAAGGCGCGGTCCACGCTCCCCCGCTCCGGCTCCAGGTCGGCGAGCGCGCACTGCCGGACGGTGAGCCGCCCGGCCTCGACGTGCTCCCGGTTGCGCTGCGCGGCGCGAGCCACGGCGGTCGCGGAGCGGTCGATGGCCAGCAGGTGTCCGGTGGCCAGCCGGGCGCAGACCAGCCCGGCCGCGACGCCTGGGCCGCAGCCGGCCTCGAGCACCCGGTCGGCGGGCTGCGGGTCGAGGACCTCGACCGCCCAGCGCAGGCGGGCGGGGGGCTCGGCGGCGTGTGCGGCCACGAGCCGAGCGTAGGCGCCCCGTCCACCGGCGCCGCGCATCGCGGCCGCGCGGCGCCGCCCGGCCCAGCCGGATGCGCCCCGTTCGTTCGCGTGCTCAACTAGGGCCTCGTGGGGCAGGACTACGAGATGAGCCGACGTACGACCTGCGCGGAGCACGCCGCGTGACGCTGCCCCGTGTCGCGATCCGCTCGATCGAGACCGCCGTGCCCCGCCCGATGCCGCAGCCGGTGCTCCGCGACCTCATGGCCGCCCAGCCCGGGCTCAGCCCGCTGGCGCGCCGGCTCGTGCGCACCGTCTACGACGCGTCGGCCATCGACACCCGGCACACCGTGATCGACGAGCTCGACGGCGTCACGCACGGGGCCCCGCTCTTCGTCGACCCCGGGCGGGCCCTGGTGCTCGCGCCGCCGACGGGCGCGCGCAACGCCGCGTACGCCCGGCTCTCCCGCGACCTGCTCGTGGAGGCGGGGCGGCGGGCACTCAAGGCGGCGGGGCTCGAGGCGTCCGACGTCAGCCACGTCGTGACCGTCTCGTGCACCGGCTTCTTCGCGCCCGGGCCGGACTACGTGCTCGTCCGCGAGCTGGGGCTGCGCCCGTCGACCCGGCGGCTGCACGTCGGCTTCATGGGGTGCTACGGCGTCTTTCCCGCGCTGCGTGCGGCGCGCTCGACGTGCGAGGCCGAGCCGGACGCCGTCGTCCTCGTGGTCAGCGTCGAGCTGTGCACGCTGCACCTGCACGTCGCCGACGACCCGGACACCATCGTCTCCTCCTCGGTCTTCGCCGACGGGGCGGCCGCGGCGGTCGTCACGGCCCGGCCGGCGCCCGCGGGCGAGCCGATCCTCACGATCGACGCCCTCGAGACGGTGCTGACCGAGCAGGGCGAGCAGGACATGGCCTGGACCATCGGCGACCACGGCTTCGACATGGTGCTCAGCAGCTACGTGCCGCGCATCATCGAGGGCGACATCCACGCGGCGCTCGAGCCGCTGCTGGAGGGCCGGCCGGCCGCGCAGATCGAGCACTGGGCGGTCCACCCCGGAGGCCGCGCCATCCTCGACCGCGTGCAGGGGGCGCTCGGGCTCAGCGACGAGCAGCTCGCGCCGTCGCGGGAGGTGCTGCGCGGCTACGGCAACATGTCGAGCGCGACCGTCCTCTTCATCCTGCGCGAGATCCTGTACGCCCCCCTGCCGCCGACGCCGGCCCGGGTGGCCGCCGTCGCTTTCGGGCCCGGGCTGACCGTGGAGACGGCGCTGCTCACGCGGGGAGCCGCCTGATGCCCGGCCTGGCGACGCGCGACACCGAGGCGCGCGAGCTGATGGACGACCCGGCCTGCGACCTCCGGCTGCTGCGGTCTACGTACGCGCAGTTCCGGCTGGTGAACCGGGCCGTGTCCGGATGGCGGCGGGTCTACGTCCGGCGGCTGCGTCCCCTGCTCTCGGCCGACCGGCCGACATCGCTGCTCGACATCGGCTTCGGCGGCGGCGACGTGCCGCGGGCGCTGGCGGGGTGGGCCAGGCGAGACGGGCTGCTGCTCGACGTCACCGCGATCGACCCCGACGAGCGGGCGTGCGCCTTCGCGGCCGCCACCCCGTCGCCCGACGTGCTGTTCCTGCAGGCGACTTCCTCCGACCTGGTCGCCGCCGGGGAGCGGTTCGACCTCGTCGTCTCGAACCACCTGCTCCACCACCTCGACGGCCCCGGGCTCGCCGGGCTGCTGGCCGACAGCGCCGCGCTCGCCCGCCGGCTCGTCGTGCACAACGACATCGAGCGCTCGCCCCTGGCGTACGCCGCCTGGTCGGCCGCCACCTTCCCGCTGCGCGGCCGCTCCTTCGTCCACGTCGACGGGCGGCTGTCGATCCGCCGCAGCTACCGCCGCTCGGAGCTCGCCGCACACGTCCCGGACGGCTGGAGCGTCGAGCGGCAGCGGCCGTACCGGCTCCTCCTGGTGCAGGAGAGAGCATGAACGCCGATGCGCTCGTCCGTGTGGCGGCCGTGAGCTACGCGGCGAACTGCGCACTGGGCACCGCGGCCGCCTCGGGGGTCGACACCCGGCGGGTGCGCTGGCTGCACC encodes:
- a CDS encoding cytochrome P450, with translation MIPPLVPDAFDPASPAFVSDPYPVYGELRKLGPVSWSPRTGQYVVARAADVDAVLRDRRFGRSYLQVATHAEMGRPEDPLHLAPFWDVVRNGMLDTEPPDHTRLRRLVAKAFTPRRVEGMRASIDRIATGLVDDLLAAGADGSPVDLKPLVAEPLPVDVIADLLGVPQADRHLLRPWSQDMCRMYELRPTADDEARAVSAAEEFAAYLRALAAERRARPQDDLVTALTEVVDEGERLTEDELVGTCVLLLNAGHEATVGVTVNGVATLLRHPDQLERLRADLSLVPTAVEEVMRYDTPLQLFSRWALEDADVGGVPVARGSQVALLFGSANRDPERFEDPDRLDVGRSSNPHISFGAGIHFCLGAPLARLELQTVFAELVRRVPRLALAAEPELGRGYIIRILETLPVTVG
- a CDS encoding ribonuclease E inhibitor RraB yields the protein MSVRVGTSSAAGALALLLAISACSGDDGEESTPAGPSATSPAPVGSTAAEPAVPPLAGGTPGAPAPAAPSAPAAVTPSAPRSSGAPGAPAAQPSPAGTSAAGFGGLAAADQQVVAQALARGLKAGQPVAVEHRAQFSDQPTLDSVSTELSVLGLTVTPLANIREADSFELSATSFGTLDETFLKGDLAAVREVVERNGGTYTGWDAQQA
- a CDS encoding SAM-dependent methyltransferase — encoded protein: MAAHAAEPPARLRWAVEVLDPQPADRVLEAGCGPGVAAGLVCARLATGHLLAIDRSATAVARAAQRNREHVEAGRLTVRQCALADLEPERGSVDRAFAVNVNVFWTSGAEREVAVLAAALRPGGTLCLLYDAAAPSGAARALDATQAALAAAGLGQLQTLRSPVGVGVRCRAPGP
- a CDS encoding type III polyketide synthase, yielding MTLPRVAIRSIETAVPRPMPQPVLRDLMAAQPGLSPLARRLVRTVYDASAIDTRHTVIDELDGVTHGAPLFVDPGRALVLAPPTGARNAAYARLSRDLLVEAGRRALKAAGLEASDVSHVVTVSCTGFFAPGPDYVLVRELGLRPSTRRLHVGFMGCYGVFPALRAARSTCEAEPDAVVLVVSVELCTLHLHVADDPDTIVSSSVFADGAAAAVVTARPAPAGEPILTIDALETVLTEQGEQDMAWTIGDHGFDMVLSSYVPRIIEGDIHAALEPLLEGRPAAQIEHWAVHPGGRAILDRVQGALGLSDEQLAPSREVLRGYGNMSSATVLFILREILYAPLPPTPARVAAVAFGPGLTVETALLTRGAA
- a CDS encoding class I SAM-dependent methyltransferase, producing MPGLATRDTEARELMDDPACDLRLLRSTYAQFRLVNRAVSGWRRVYVRRLRPLLSADRPTSLLDIGFGGGDVPRALAGWARRDGLLLDVTAIDPDERACAFAAATPSPDVLFLQATSSDLVAAGERFDLVVSNHLLHHLDGPGLAGLLADSAALARRLVVHNDIERSPLAYAAWSAATFPLRGRSFVHVDGRLSIRRSYRRSELAAHVPDGWSVERQRPYRLLLVQERA